The DNA segment TCCGGGAACTTTTCGGCGAATTTTGTCAGGCCGGTTCCCGAAGTCATCGCGGCGGTGATGGCGATAATGCGGTCATTTTTCTCGGCCAGTTCCACCATGGTGTCGCCGAACACGGTCGTATATTGCGGCAATCCGGTCGAAGCGGGCGATTTGCCGGTGATTTTATCGAAAGAGCCGACACCGTGAAATTTGGAGGCGTCCTCTTCGGCGGGAGCGTACCCTTTGCCTTTGGTTGTCACGACATGAAGCAGAATCGGTCCGGGGAGATCTTTTATCTGGTTGATGGTTTTTACTAATAACGGCAGATTGTGCCCGTCAATCGGCCCGAAATAACGGAACCCGAGTTTGTCGAAAAGATAACCGGGGACAAACAATCCTTTGACGGAATCCTCGATATCGGACACCATTGCCCGAATTTTATCGCGCCGTTTGAATCTGCCGGTCAACTCCCAAATCTCGTTGCGGAGTTTATTGAAACGGGTGTCGGCCATGATGTTGGTTAGATATTTCGAGATAGCTCCGACATTTTTCGAAATCGACATTTTGTTGTCGTTGACGATTACCAGAAGATTTTTCCGGGACGCGCCGGCGTTGTTGAGACCCTCAAAAGCCAGTCCGCCGGTCAAGGCGCCGTCGCCGACCACGGCCACAACCTTATGATTCTGCCCCAGATTGTCCCGCGCCGCGGCGAAACCGAGGGCGGCCGAAATGGCGGTCGAAGCGTGCCCGGCTCCGAATGGATCCGCCGGAGATTCTTCGCGCTTGGGGAAGCCCGAAATACCTTTGTACTGCCGGAGATTTTTCAACTGCTCCCGGCGGCCGGTCAGCATTTTGTGGACATACGATTGATGGCCCACATCCCAGAGAATCTTGTCGGTCGGAATATCAAAACAATAGTGCAGGGCCAGGGTTAGTTCGACCGCGCCCAGATTGGAGGCCAGGTGACCGCCCGTATGGGCGACGGCGGAAATGATATCCTGACGAATTTCATCCGCCAGGGACGCCAACCCTTCATCATCAAGTTTCTTCAGGTCGGCGGAACTTTTGACATCATCAAGTAGACTCATTTTGCTAATTATCTCGCTGCCCGATATAGCGGGCCAATACCAAAAAATGATTGTTCTTCAAATCGAATTGCCGGCTGATGGCGATGGCCTCGTCGATCAATCGATTCGCATCATCATGCGCCCGGGATAACCCCACCACCCCGGGATAGGTTGCCTTATTATTTTTGCAGTCGGATCCGACGGTCTTGCCCAATTTGCGCTCATCCCCCTCCACATCGAGGATATCATCTATAATTTGAAAAGCCAATCCGGCCTTTTCGCCGTAAAGCGTCAATTGCGTCAATATATTTTTATCGACACCCGCCAGGATGCCCCCGATTCTTACGGAGGCCCGGATAAGGGCGCCGGTCTTGTGGGCGTGGATATATTGTATTTGCTCCAGTGACACTTCTTTGCCCTCGGCTTCGACATCCGCCATTTGCCCCCCCAGCATGCCGTAAGTACCGATCGCCTGCGCCAGTTCTTTTACCGCCGCCGCCGAACCCGATTCGGCCAAAAGGTCAAAGGCGATATCATGCAGGGCATCGCCGGCCAGGACCGCGGTCGCTTCGTCGAACTTTTTATGCAGGGTTGGTATCCCCCGGCGCAAATCGTCATCGTCCATGCAGGGCAGATCGTCATGTATGAGGGAATAGGTATGCACCATTTCCAGCGCGCAGGCGGCCCGGTTGATGATATCTTCATTGTCACCCCCGAATGACTCATAGGCGACCATAGCCAATATCGGACGGATTCTTTTCCCTCCCGCCAGGACCGAGTATCGCATGGCCCTATGGAGCATTTGGGGATAGGCATCTTCAGGCGGAAGATATTTATCCAGCAAGGTGTCGACAAGGTGTCGTTTCTGCTCTATATACTGAAGGCCGGAGATTTCCTTTTCACTCACTTTCATCGGCACTTTCCGCTATCTCCTCGGCCCCATCATCGCCAAACGGCACTTCCACCAATTCCGCATTCTTTTTCTTCAAAATCATAATCTTCTTCTCGGCCTCCGATAGTTTCTGAGAACAGAAGGCCGCAATTTCAACCCCTTCGGTATAGAGCGCGATCGATTCCTCAAGGGTGGCCTCGCCAGATTCCAATTTCCCCGTAATTTCCTCCAACCGATTCAGGGCCGATTCGAAATCCTTGAAACGTTTTTTGGCTGCCTTTTGGGCCGTCATTTTATCTCCGTCTCTTTAATTATAGCCACTGCCGTGCCGTCCTTCAAGGTCGCCTCAATCCTGTCATCCGGCTTCAATTCTTTTATGGATTTGACCGATTTGCCGGAGGCAAGATTTTTCAATACCGCATATCCCCGGTTTAAAACCGCCAGAGGTGACAGCGATTCCAGCCGGGACAGGAGAAAAGATAAAGCATTTTTTTCTTTTTCCAATACAATTCTTCCGGCGGTCTGGAACTCCTTTTTGAGATGATCCAGATATTGTTCCCTTTGGCGCACAACGGATTCCGGCGTCATAAAAACAGGCCTGCTCATGAAATACCGAAGCCGCTCCCGACCCGCCTCCGCCGTGCCTGACAGATATTCCCCCAGTCTTGCCACACTGATCTTCAATTGCTCCAAAAATGCGCTCTTTTCCCAAATGACAAGTTCCGCCGCCGCCGAGGGTGTCGGCGCCCGCAGATCGGCCGCCAGGTCCGAAAGGGTTGTGTCAATTTCGTGTCCCACGGCCGATACAATCGGGAGTTCCGATCCGGCCACGGCCCGCACTAAGGCCTCTTCGTTGAAGGCCCATAAATCTTCCAGCGACCCGCCACCCCGCCCAATTATTATAACATCGATATCTTCACGGCGATTGAAATATTCTATCCCCGCAATCAGGCTTTCCGCCGCTCCTTCCCCCTGCACCCTGGCAGGATAAATAATCAATTGCACACTGTCGTTGCGCCGGAGCCCAATATTTATGATATCTCTTATGGCCGCACCGGTCGGCGATGTCACCAAGCCAATCTTCAAGGGATAATTTGGGATGGAGATTTTAAGAGACTCATCAAACAGCCCTTCCTCGGACAACTTTTCATACAATTGACGGAAGGCGACTTCCAGTTCTCCGACTCCGACCGTCTGAAGTCTCTTGACATTAAGCTGATAATTTCCCCCCTTTTCATATACCGTAATATCCCCGAAGGCCCTTACTTTCATCCCGTCCTCGGGAGCGAATTTCAAATACTGCCCCGCCGATCTCCAGATGGTGCATTTGATGGCCGCATTTTCGTCTTTCAGAGAGAAATATCGATGGCCCGACGAATGATGCAGATAATTGGAGATTTCTCCTTCCACCCACACCGATGGAAAAGTCTCTTCCAGGGTATATTTGATCAGCCGCGTAATCGCCGTGACGGTAAATACTTTTTCATCGCTATTTTTCATTTCCATATCAATCGGCTAAAGTGATTTTAATGCGCCAATCGGTAGACTTTCTCGGCTATCTTCTGCGGGATCCCCTTGACCGCTTTTAGTTCCTCCATGGTCGCTTCCTTGACCCGCTTCATCGAGCCAAAATGCTTTAAAAGAATATCTCTTCTCTTTGGACCGATACCCGCCAATTCATCGAGTTCCGATTTTATGGTGCGCGCCGATCGTACTTTGCGGTTATACTCAATCGCAAAACGATGGGCTTCGTCGCGAACCTGCTTCAATAATCGCAATCCCGGCGAGGCTTTGGGAATGGTCAATGGTTCGGAGTGGCCGGCCAAGTATATTTCTTCAAATTTCTTTGCCAAGCCGATAATACTCAGTCTCTCAAATCCGAGGGATTTCAGTTCCGCTAAAACCGATGACAATTGGCCCCGTCCGCCATCTACCACCAGCAGATCCGGGGAATCGCCTTTTTCCTCTTTCAAGCGGAAAAAATATCGCCCCACCACTTCGCGCATCATGGCAAAATCATTTTGCCCGGCCACACCCTTTATTTTGAAATGCCGATAGCCGGCCTTTTTGGGACGTCCATTCTCGAAATAAACGAGCGAACCGACGGCGTCGGTCTCCCCGGTGTTGGAAATATCGACACAGGCAATGGTTCGGGGAAGATAATCAAGATGCAGGTCCCCTTTAAGAATCTGGACCGACTGGGTGACTCTCTCCTTGAATCCTTTTTTCTGAATCAGGATTTCGTCCAAGAGAAGTCTGGCATTGGCGGCCGCCATATCCACCAATTTGACTTTTTCCCCTTTTTGCGGCGTGACCATCGTGACCTTTGTCCCCCGTTTTCCGGACAGCCAGCGGCCCATTAATTTTTCGTCGGGGAGGCCGAGGGGAAGAAACAGTTCTTTCGGCAGGTTCGGCTGATGATTGTAATACTGGCGCACGAATTCGGTGATTATTTCCTCATCCGACTCTTCGGGCTCCGAATTCAATTGAAAGTCCTGCCGCCCGATTAAAATGCCCTCTCGAATCTGAAGTACGACCACGACCGTATCCCGCTCTTCGCGGGCGAAGGCGATAATATCCCGGTCGACAATTTTGCCGGCATCAACTTTCTGCTTGCGCCAGACCTCTTCGAGGGAATCGATTTGATCGCGGACCTCGGCCGCTTCTTCGAATTTCATCCGTCGGGACAGAACCTCCATCCGACGCGTCAAGGATTGAATCAGCGTTTCGCTTTTTCCGGAGAGAAACATAATGACGGCATCGACATTCCGGCGATAATCTTTTTCCGACTGAAATCCTTCGCACGGTCCGCCGCAACGGCCGATATGATAATCAAGACAGACCTTATAAGGCTTTCCGGACGGATGCGGAATAATCAGATTGCAGGATCGAATTTTGAACAGATGGCACAAAAAATGAAGGGTCCTTCGCATGCTTTTGGCGCTGGTGTACGGGCCGAAATAGCGGGCTCCGTCATCCGCCAGTCTCCTGACCACCAGAACCCGCGGGAACGGTTCATTGACCGTGACCTTGATATAGGGAAAGTGCTTATCGTCCTTGAGATTTACATTATATCGCGGCTTGTGTTCTTTGACCAGATTCGCTTCCAGGATGAGCGCTTCTACCTCCGAATCGGTCACCAGCATATCGAAATCATCCACGGCCGCGACCAGCCCTTCCGTCTTGGCGTCGAGACCGCGCGCCGACTGGAAATAGGTGCGTACCCGATGGCGAAGGTTTTTCGCTTTGCCGATATAGATAATCTTCCCCTCCCGATTCTTGAAAAGATATACTCCCGGGTTAGGGGGAAGATTTTTTAACTTAATTTCCAGTTTCTCGTTCATCTTAATTACTACGAAGGAATTAAAAGAGACGCTATATCGCTGACAGCGCTTTGTGTCAATATCGTGGATTCAGAATGCGGCGGGCCCCGGCGTATCTTTTCTTCCAGTAATTATCATACAATTTAGATATCACGACACCGCTCGATAATGAGGAATGAGCGAATTCGTTATAGCCGACATAAATCCCGACGTGCGAAATTTCCCGGCCATTAATTTTGAAAAATACCAGGTCGCCGAATTGCAGTCGGTTTCGATTGACCGGAATTCCTTCCGCAAATTGCTCGCCGGTGGAGCGAGGCAACCTGATTTTGTCGTATTGCATGAAGACATCCCCTGTGAATTCGCTGCAATCAAGGCCGGGACGGAATTTGGAGCGACCTTCATACGGAGCCCCGAGATAACTCTGAATCACCCGTCCCAGAGCCATTTTTTCGTAGGCGTCCAGATATGACTCTTTATTTTTGAGGGATTCTTTTTTCCAGTCGTCTTTTTGCGACCACCGATCCCGCTCCTTTTCCCTCGGTTTATAGTCGCCGCTTCGCGGCGGGGGAACCGGAGAGCACCCGGCGAGTATCGCAAGAGAAATGACGCCCAGCAAAAAGTATTTCACTCAGTTAAGCCTCGGATAAGTCATTTTAAATCTCTTGTGATAATATATTCGTGTGAGAATCAGAAGAGCAATGATAAAAACCAGATAGACAGGAAAATAGTAGCCGGCCAAAAGAGTCAGGAGAAATATGGGAAATTTGCAGGCAAAGAGAATTATCTCCTTTTTCGGCGCGATCAGGGCCATGATATATAATGTTACTGCAATAATGCTTATTCCCAGCAGAAAGCCATTTTTCAGCATCAGCGCAAAGAGAGCCGATAGGGTCAGAAAAACGATACCCTCGACAATCAGGATCCGATTCGGGAAATGAATCGCCAGAGTTTTCTTTTCCGCGAGCAAATCTCCGGGTCGGTCGGGTATTATTGTAAGCATATAGCCGGCCGCGATGGCCGAGAAGAAATATGCCGGGAGATACAGCATCAGGTTGGTCCGGTCGGCAAACTGATCCATTACAAGAAGCGGGACCAGGACACCGTACCCGAGACTATTGGCCAGAAGGCCGCTTATGGGGCGATCCTTTAATTTGATCGGGGGCACCGAATAGGCCAGTCCCAAAATGGTCGCCAGAATTATAATGGCCGACGAGAAAAAGGATTGCATGAATATCAACACCCAGGCGAGGGCCGTGACCGACAAATAGGCCGCCATCATCTGGGACCGGCGGATTAATCCTTTCTGCAGAAATCCCAGTTTTCCATTTTTCAGGTCACTTTCATAATCGAAAATTTGATTTATGAAGTATACGCCCGCCGTCATGAGGGTGAGACTTGCAAGAACGATTAATGAACTCCTTTTAAGGTTCAATCCGCCAGACAGGGAATTAAATGACACCAGGTATATCGACCAGACCGGAAGCAGCAGCATCGGGCGGGCGGCAAAAAGGAAATCGAGGATTTTCACGAAGCGATCTCCTAATTATATATTATGAACCGAAGCGCGGCATAGAGAAACGGGGCGGCGAAAAGGAGGGAATCAAAGCGATCCAGGACGCCTCCGTGTCCCGGAATAATTTTGGAGGAATCCTTAATTCCCAGAGAGCGCTTCCAAAGGGATTCGGCCAGATCTCCCAGTTGCCCGGTCAAGGACACGAGAAGACCGGCACCGAGCAAAATCGGAAAAGGAATAATATGAAGGCGCCAGAAACTCATTATCACGGCCACGAAAATTCCGCCGAAAAGGCCGGCGATAAAGCCTTCGATTGTCTTTCCCGGCGACACTATCGGCGAGAGTTTATGGCACCCTATCGCCTTGCCAACCCACATCGCGAGCGAATCCGAGAGCCAGATGGTCCCGAAAAGAAAGAGGAGCCAGTCACCGCCGGAGCCCTGGGAAATCTGACGGATTAGATAAACGAACGGATAGAGGAATCCCAGATAAGCAACACCCCACACTAAAGCGGCATTCAGGGCAAAACTTTCCCCGGGATCTTCCCGCGCAAAAGAAATAAGCATCCCCTGAGTCATAAAATAGATGATAAAGATTCCGGCACCCCATTTGGGACCAAGGAAAATCGAAAGGAATATCATAATTATGACGGCGGTCAGGGGAAGCCAGAAGACCGGCAAAAATATTTTTACCTGCTGGGCGACAAGATATTCTATCATGCCCAGGCAGGCGAGAACGAGGATCATTCCGGCCAGCAAGTTTCCGCCCTGATACATTATGAAAATCAGCAGGGGTATAAAGATGATCGCGATCAATACCCGCTTTATCATATTGCTGCCCAAGTTTTCCTACACTTTTCCGAATCGACGGTCGCGTCTTTGATATTCGATAATTGCTTCGAACAACTCATTCCGGCCGAAATCGGGCCATAAAACATCGGTGACATACAATTCCGTGTAACTCGTCTGCCAAATCAGGAAATTAGATATCCGCATTTCGCCGGAGGTCCGCACCAAGAGATCCGGATCCGGTATGTTTGCCGTGTACAGAAAATCGGCAAACAGCTTCTCATCAATTTCCGCCGGCTTCAACTTTCCGGATATCACTGCCCCGGCGATATTTCTAACGGCATCAATAATCTCACTGCGGCCCCCGTAATTCAGGGCCAGGTTAAGGACCAAGCCGCTGTTGCCTTTCGTTTTCTCCATCGCGTGAGCCAAAACCTGGCGGCGCGAGAAGGAAAGGCCGTCGATCCGCCCGGTTGTAATCAAACGGACATTGTTGCGATTGAGTTCATCGATCTCGTTTCGGGTGGTCCGTGACAACAGTTTCATCAGAGCCGTCACTTCTTCCCGCGGGCGTTTCCAGTTTTCGACAGAAAAAGTATAGAGCGTTAGGTATTTGATACCGATTTCGGCCGCGGCCCGGACCACTTTTCGCACCGCTTCCACTCCGGCTTCGTGTCCCGCGGTCCGAGGGAGATTCCGTTTTCCCGCCCATCGCCCATTGCCGTCCATTATGATGGCGATATGAACCGGGAGACGTCCCAAATCAATTTTGCTTTTTAATTCCTCTTCGGCCATGCTCCAACCTTATTTAATGTCATCTCGGCAATGAACCGGGAATATGATTATTTATCACCCAACTTGAATTCCTTGAACTCCAGTATCTGTTTGAAATACTTTATTCCGGTGAAAGTGTTCATGGAGCCGTCAATCTCCCAAATCGTCGGAATATAATAATCGTCAAACCGCTCAAAGTGATAGGTCCGGGAATATTGGCGATATCCTTCCTTCTCGGGAAAACTCAGGAAGAGACTCTTCAAATAATAAGTATCCCGATCCATCGTCAAAAAGCCGACCGGGGGATTTTCTGCATTTGACTGTCGGTCAAAACCGATCGCCAGGATTCCCGCCCCGGTATCGTTGGGATAAAAAGAGTAATCATACTGATGGCGCCAAACCGGGGGAACGGCAAAACTATCGGGTATGATATTTTTTTCGTCTTGTGCGGAATCGATAATTTCCAGGGAGTCCCGCTTGCCAGCGGAAAAATAGAGTTCCATCGCGGCGGTGTCGGCCTTGTTAATCGTCCCTCTATAACTCGTCTCTTCATATATAATCCGGATTTTGAATGAAAAGGCGGTTCCTGAGGCAAAGATATATGATTTTGCGTAAGCGGAGTCGAGGTTCTTGAGATAATAGCGGATGACGGTGCTGTCGCCGCGCCCGGCGGCAAAAGCCGGACCGCATATGAATGCCACCATCAAAAAGCAAGATATCTTTGCGCGCATAAATTTCATCGGCAAAAAACCAAAATTGTCTTTCAATTTAGGAATTTCAGATGCAATTGGAAA comes from the Candidatus Zixiibacteriota bacterium genome and includes:
- the dxs gene encoding 1-deoxyxylulose-5-phosphate synthase, thiamine-requiring, FAD-requiring (Evidence 2a : Function from experimental evidences in other organisms; PubMedId : 10648511, 9371765, 9482846; Product type e : enzyme) — translated: MSLLDDVKSSADLKKLDDEGLASLADEIRQDIISAVAHTGGHLASNLGAVELTLALHYCFDIPTDKILWDVGHQSYVHKMLTGRREQLKNLRQYKGISGFPKREESPADPFGAGHASTAISAALGFAAARDNLGQNHKVVAVVGDGALTGGLAFEGLNNAGASRKNLLVIVNDNKMSISKNVGAISKYLTNIMADTRFNKLRNEIWELTGRFKRRDKIRAMVSDIEDSVKGLFVPGYLFDKLGFRYFGPIDGHNLPLLVKTINQIKDLPGPILLHVVTTKGKGYAPAEEDASKFHGVGSFDKITGKSPASTGLPQYTTVFGDTMVELAEKNDRIIAITAAMTSGTGLTKFAEKFPECFYDVGIAEAHASCFAAGLAAGGIRPFVAIYSTFLQRAYDQIIHDIALQKLPVVFCIDRAGLVGEDGPTHHGCFDISYLSAVPNMTIMVPKDGDELRSMLHLAAASDWHGPVAIRYPRSAIPHPMTNIIEPIEYGKWERLFPPAETVIIAAGTMVDSALKIYHTLKDERELSVINARFIKPLDTAMLQDIMENGRNIFTVEENAALGGLGQMVGTYLEENGFKGKFHAFAIPDNFVTHGRRDLLLNEIGLDTDSIIDSIRKMNGVRRTFLQKLTFRKPENRQTEKTAEVADGTRGKRYSK
- a CDS encoding putative UbiA prenyltransferase (Evidence 3 : Putative function from multiple computational evidences) — translated: MKILDFLFAARPMLLLPVWSIYLVSFNSLSGGLNLKRSSLIVLASLTLMTAGVYFINQIFDYESDLKNGKLGFLQKGLIRRSQMMAAYLSVTALAWVLIFMQSFFSSAIIILATILGLAYSVPPIKLKDRPISGLLANSLGYGVLVPLLVMDQFADRTNLMLYLPAYFFSAIAAGYMLTIIPDRPGDLLAEKKTLAIHFPNRILIVEGIVFLTLSALFALMLKNGFLLGISIIAVTLYIMALIAPKKEIILFACKFPIFLLTLLAGYYFPVYLVFIIALLILTRIYYHKRFKMTYPRLN
- the xseA gene encoding Exodeoxyribonuclease 7 large subunit, with product MEMKNSDEKVFTVTAITRLIKYTLEETFPSVWVEGEISNYLHHSSGHRYFSLKDENAAIKCTIWRSAGQYLKFAPEDGMKVRAFGDITVYEKGGNYQLNVKRLQTVGVGELEVAFRQLYEKLSEEGLFDESLKISIPNYPLKIGLVTSPTGAAIRDIINIGLRRNDSVQLIIYPARVQGEGAAESLIAGIEYFNRREDIDVIIIGRGGGSLEDLWAFNEEALVRAVAGSELPIVSAVGHEIDTTLSDLAADLRAPTPSAAAELVIWEKSAFLEQLKISVARLGEYLSGTAEAGRERLRYFMSRPVFMTPESVVRQREQYLDHLKKEFQTAGRIVLEKEKNALSFLLSRLESLSPLAVLNRGYAVLKNLASGKSVKSIKELKPDDRIEATLKDGTAVAIIKETEIK
- a CDS encoding Exodeoxyribonuclease 7 small subunit (modular protein) → MTAQKAAKKRFKDFESALNRLEEITGKLESGEATLEESIALYTEGVEIAAFCSQKLSEAEKKIMILKKKNAELVEVPFGDDGAEEIAESADESE
- the ispA gene encoding geranyltranstransferase (Evidence 2a : Function from experimental evidences in other organisms; Product type e : enzyme), yielding MPMKVSEKEISGLQYIEQKRHLVDTLLDKYLPPEDAYPQMLHRAMRYSVLAGGKRIRPILAMVAYESFGGDNEDIINRAACALEMVHTYSLIHDDLPCMDDDDLRRGIPTLHKKFDEATAVLAGDALHDIAFDLLAESGSAAAVKELAQAIGTYGMLGGQMADVEAEGKEVSLEQIQYIHAHKTGALIRASVRIGGILAGVDKNILTQLTLYGEKAGLAFQIIDDILDVEGDERKLGKTVGSDCKNNKATYPGVVGLSRAHDDANRLIDEAIAISRQFDLKNNHFLVLARYIGQRDN
- a CDS encoding putative endopeptidase NlpC homolog (Evidence 3 : Putative function from multiple computational evidences), coding for MKYFLLGVISLAILAGCSPVPPPRSGDYKPREKERDRWSQKDDWKKESLKNKESYLDAYEKMALGRVIQSYLGAPYEGRSKFRPGLDCSEFTGDVFMQYDKIRLPRSTGEQFAEGIPVNRNRLQFGDLVFFKINGREISHVGIYVGYNEFAHSSLSSGVVISKLYDNYWKKRYAGARRILNPRY
- a CDS encoding exported hypothetical protein (Evidence 5 : Unknown function), with protein sequence MKDNFGFLPMKFMRAKISCFLMVAFICGPAFAAGRGDSTVIRYYLKNLDSAYAKSYIFASGTAFSFKIRIIYEETSYRGTINKADTAAMELYFSAGKRDSLEIIDSAQDEKNIIPDSFAVPPVWRHQYDYSFYPNDTGAGILAIGFDRQSNAENPPVGFLTMDRDTYYLKSLFLSFPEKEGYRQYSRTYHFERFDDYYIPTIWEIDGSMNTFTGIKYFKQILEFKEFKLGDK
- the uvrC gene encoding UvrABC system protein C, with the translated sequence MNEKLEIKLKNLPPNPGVYLFKNREGKIIYIGKAKNLRHRVRTYFQSARGLDAKTEGLVAAVDDFDMLVTDSEVEALILEANLVKEHKPRYNVNLKDDKHFPYIKVTVNEPFPRVLVVRRLADDGARYFGPYTSAKSMRRTLHFLCHLFKIRSCNLIIPHPSGKPYKVCLDYHIGRCGGPCEGFQSEKDYRRNVDAVIMFLSGKSETLIQSLTRRMEVLSRRMKFEEAAEVRDQIDSLEEVWRKQKVDAGKIVDRDIIAFAREERDTVVVVLQIREGILIGRQDFQLNSEPEESDEEIITEFVRQYYNHQPNLPKELFLPLGLPDEKLMGRWLSGKRGTKVTMVTPQKGEKVKLVDMAAANARLLLDEILIQKKGFKERVTQSVQILKGDLHLDYLPRTIACVDISNTGETDAVGSLVYFENGRPKKAGYRHFKIKGVAGQNDFAMMREVVGRYFFRLKEEKGDSPDLLVVDGGRGQLSSVLAELKSLGFERLSIIGLAKKFEEIYLAGHSEPLTIPKASPGLRLLKQVRDEAHRFAIEYNRKVRSARTIKSELDELAGIGPKRRDILLKHFGSMKRVKEATMEELKAVKGIPQKIAEKVYRLAH
- the ispU gene encoding undecaprenyl pyrophosphate synthase (Evidence 2a : Function from experimental evidences in other organisms; PubMedId : 10217761, 12756244, 9882662; Product type e : enzyme), with the protein product MAEEELKSKIDLGRLPVHIAIIMDGNGRWAGKRNLPRTAGHEAGVEAVRKVVRAAAEIGIKYLTLYTFSVENWKRPREEVTALMKLLSRTTRNEIDELNRNNVRLITTGRIDGLSFSRRQVLAHAMEKTKGNSGLVLNLALNYGGRSEIIDAVRNIAGAVISGKLKPAEIDEKLFADFLYTANIPDPDLLVRTSGEMRISNFLIWQTSYTELYVTDVLWPDFGRNELFEAIIEYQRRDRRFGKV
- a CDS encoding putative Phosphatidate cytidylyltransferase (Evidence 3 : Putative function from multiple computational evidences); the encoded protein is MIKRVLIAIIFIPLLIFIMYQGGNLLAGMILVLACLGMIEYLVAQQVKIFLPVFWLPLTAVIIMIFLSIFLGPKWGAGIFIIYFMTQGMLISFAREDPGESFALNAALVWGVAYLGFLYPFVYLIRQISQGSGGDWLLFLFGTIWLSDSLAMWVGKAIGCHKLSPIVSPGKTIEGFIAGLFGGIFVAVIMSFWRLHIIPFPILLGAGLLVSLTGQLGDLAESLWKRSLGIKDSSKIIPGHGGVLDRFDSLLFAAPFLYAALRFIIYN